One window of the Chryseobacterium sp. CY350 genome contains the following:
- a CDS encoding KdsC family phosphatase, giving the protein MSYKEKLKDIKAFVFDVDGVFTDGSIYLMPGGNMSRVMNVLDGYAVVKALKNNYLIGVITGGNDEMVRHRINYLGIEDYYAKSHDKMIDYADFKKKYKLKNTEILTMGDDLPDLHMMQNSAISTCPENAVPEIKNIADYISSKQGGSGAVRDVIEQVMKVQGKWHDDNTQSV; this is encoded by the coding sequence ATGAGCTATAAAGAGAAGTTAAAAGATATCAAAGCATTCGTATTTGATGTAGACGGAGTTTTCACAGACGGAAGCATTTATCTGATGCCCGGCGGAAACATGAGCAGAGTGATGAATGTTTTAGACGGTTACGCTGTCGTTAAAGCTCTCAAAAACAATTACTTAATCGGAGTCATCACAGGCGGAAATGACGAAATGGTGAGACATCGTATTAATTATCTTGGTATTGAAGATTACTATGCAAAGTCACACGATAAAATGATCGATTATGCCGATTTTAAGAAAAAGTATAAACTTAAAAATACTGAAATTCTTACCATGGGAGACGATCTTCCGGATCTTCATATGATGCAGAATTCAGCAATATCTACCTGCCCGGAAAATGCAGTTCCGGAAATAAAAAATATCGCAGACTACATTTCGTCAAAGCAGGGTGGAAGCGGGGCAGTGCGCGATGTGATCGAGCAGGTAATGAAAGTTCAGGGAAAATGGCATGACGATAATACACAATCTGTTTAA
- a CDS encoding Maf family protein: MKILLASQSPRRKELLSSLGFDFEVVKIDCEEILPKNIEIENAAAYLSELKADAFRKLESDEVLITADTIVAIDEHILGKPKDETDAKNMLQKLSGKTHQVFTGITIKTLDKTFTETDVADVEFDEILENEIDFYLKNYKPFDKAGSYGIQEWLGMAKIKKMNGSFYTIMGLPTHLVYKILNEI, encoded by the coding sequence ATGAAAATACTTTTAGCATCGCAATCGCCTCGAAGGAAAGAATTGCTTTCCAGCTTAGGATTTGATTTTGAAGTCGTAAAAATTGATTGTGAAGAAATATTACCGAAAAATATCGAAATAGAAAATGCAGCAGCTTATTTATCTGAATTAAAGGCAGATGCTTTCAGAAAACTTGAATCAGATGAAGTTTTGATCACGGCAGATACCATTGTGGCAATTGACGAGCATATTCTTGGAAAGCCAAAGGATGAAACTGATGCAAAAAATATGTTGCAAAAACTTTCAGGGAAAACACATCAGGTTTTTACAGGTATTACAATTAAAACTTTAGACAAGACCTTTACAGAAACTGATGTTGCTGATGTTGAATTTGATGAAATTTTGGAAAACGAGATTGATTTCTATCTTAAAAATTATAAACCTTTTGACAAAGCGGGAAGTTACGGCATCCAGGAATGGCTCGGAATGGCAAAAATAAAAAAGATGAACGGCAGTTTTTATACGATCATGGGACTTCCTACCCATTTGGTTTACAAAATTTTAAACGAAATATAA